One genomic segment of Elgaria multicarinata webbii isolate HBS135686 ecotype San Diego chromosome 9, rElgMul1.1.pri, whole genome shotgun sequence includes these proteins:
- the LRRN3 gene encoding leucine-rich repeat neuronal protein 3 — MKDMPLKIHFLLGLTITALVQAVDKKADCPQSCTCEIRPWFTPRSIYMEASTVDCNDVGLSAFPTQLPTDTQVLLLQANNIKKIEYSSEFPVNLTGLDLSQNSLSSVANIELRKIPQLLSVYLEENKLTELPDKCLSGLNNLQELYINHNLLSTIAPGAFTGLDNLLRLHLNSNSLQVINSKWFEAIPNLEILMIGENPIIRIEDMNFKPLINLRSLVLAGINLTEVPDNALAGLDNLESISFYDNRLVKVPHTAIQKATNLKFLDLNKNPINRIRRGDFSNMVHLKELGINNMPELISIDNLAVDNLPDLRKIEATNNPRLSYIHPNAFYRLPRLESLMLNSNALSALYRSTIESLPNLKEISIHSNPIRCDCVIRWINMNKTSIRFMEPESLFCVDPPEFQGQNVRKVHFREMMEICLPLIAPESFPTNLNLETGSYVSLHCRATAEPEPEVYWITPSGHKLLPNTFSLKYYVHSEGTLDISDITQKESGLYTCIATNLVGADLKSIMINVDGFPPQDNHKSLSIKVEGVRSNSVLLSWKANSKIVKTAIRWTAFPKDGNSQASQSARIPSHINIYNFTHLTPSTEYKICMDIPTVQLQNARQCINVTTKRLDTAMTNYEKSNITTFLACLGALLGFFCVVSLFSCISHEMNCDAGHSYFRNYLKKQSFSFSELYPPLITLWDTGKEKSTALEVQATVIGVPANMS; from the coding sequence ATGAAGGACATGCCACTCAAAATACACTTTTTACTTGGCCTAACTATTACTGCACTAGTACAAGCTGTAGATAAAAAAGCAGATTGCCCACAGTCATGTACGTGTGAGATAAGACCCTGGTTTACTCCAAGATCTATATACATGGAAGCTTCAACAGTAGACTGCAATGATGTAGGTCTTTCTGCTTTTCCAACCCAATTGCCTACTGACACACAGGTTCTACTTCTACAGGCAAACaacataaaaaaaattgaatactCATCAGAATTCCCAGTAAATCTTACTGGTTTGGATTTATCTCAAAACAGTTTGTCTTCAGTGGCCAACATTGAACTTCGGAAGATACCCCAACTTCTTTCAGTGTACCTGGAGGAAAACAAACTTACAGAATTGCCTGACAAATGTCTCTCTGGACTGAACAATCTTCAAGAGCTCTACATTAATCACAATCTACTTTCCACAATTGCACCAGGAGCCTTCACAGGTCTTGATAACCTTCTTAGACTTCATCTCAATTCAAATAGTCTGCAAGTAATCAATAGTAAGTGGTTTGAAGCTATTCCTAATCTGGAGATTCTTATGATTGGAGAAAATCCAATAATCAGAATCGAAGATATGAACTTTAAGCCCCTTATCAATCTGCGGAGCCTGGTTTTAGCAGGCATAAATCTCACAGAAGTACCCGATAATGCCTTGGCTGGCCTTGACAATTTAGAAAGCATTTCTTTTTATGACAACAGATTAGTTAAAGTGCCCCATACAGCTATTCAAAAAGCTACAAATCTTAAATTTTTGGATCTAAACAAGAACCCCATTAACAGAATACGAAGAGGAGATTTTAGCAATATGGTACACCTCAAAGAATTGGGAATTAATAACATGCCTGAACTGATATCTATAGATAATTTGGCTGTTGACAATTTGCCAGATTTGAGAAAAATAGAAGCAACCAATAACCCCAGATTATCATATATACATCCAAATGCATTCTATCGACTTCCCCGGCTGGAATCACTCATGCTCAACAGTAATGCACTTAGCGCCCTGTACCGCAGTACAATTGAATCTTTGCCTAACCTCAAGGAAATCAGCATACACAGCAACCCAATACGATGTGACTGTGTCATCCGATGGATTAATATGAATAAAACTAGCATTAGATTCATGGAGCCAGAGTCATTATTTTGTGTGGATCCTCCTGAATTTCAAGGCCAGAATGTGAGGAAGGTTCATTTCAGGGAAATGATGGAAATTTGCCTTCCACTGATCGCTCCAGAAAGTTTTCCCACAAACCTAAATTTAGAAACAGGCAGCTATGTTTCGTTACACTGTAGAGCAACTGCAGAACCAGAGCCTGAAGTATACTGGATAACTCCATCAGGACATAAGCTTTTGCCCAACACTTTTTCTCTCAAGTACTATGTACATTCAGAAGGAACTCTGGATATCAGCGATATAACACAAAAAGAAAGTGGCCTATACACATGCATAGCGACTAATTTAGTTGGTGCAGATTTAAAATCCATTATGATTAATGTGGATGGTTTTCCCCCCCAGGATAACCATAAATCTTTGTCTATTAAAGTGGAAGGCGTGCGATCTAATTCTGTACTATTGTCCTGGAAAGCAAATTCTAAAATAGTGAAAACTGCCATTAGATGGACTGCCTTTCCGAAAGATGGAAACTCCCAGGCTTCACAGAGTGCTCGAATTCcatcccatataaacatctataATTTTACACATCTCACCCCATCAACGGAATATAAAATTTGTATGGACATCCCCACTGTCCAACTGCAAAATGCAAGACAATGTATTAATGTTACCACAAAAAGATTGGATACGGCAATGACAAATTATGAGAAAAGCAACATCACTACATTCCTTGCCTGCCTTGGTGCCCTTTTGGGATTCTTTTGTGTGGTCTCTCTCTTCAGTTGCATCTCTCATGAAATGAACTGTGATGCAGGACACAGCTATTTCAGGAATTACCTGAAGAAACAATCCTTTTCTTTCAGTGAGCTTTATCCTCCTTTAATCACTCTTTGGGATACTGGCAAAGAGAAAAGCACAGCACTAGAAGTCCAAGCAACAGTTATAGGGGTTCCAGCTAACATGTCATGA